The following coding sequences are from one Solea solea chromosome 11, fSolSol10.1, whole genome shotgun sequence window:
- the crebzf gene encoding CREB/ATF bZIP transcription factor, with protein sequence MITRRRGRVMNNTQSLEVEVMDAVETVEDLPSPTESFLAEEIDASGAVLDDLFGIEDMAWTLERDSMSPILDMELADLGMYYGKEQDSGFDASTASSPERMEYDLKNKNRRSHASCPSNKNAIAARMNRLKKKEYVNSLERKVSVLSSENNTLKQENSQMTKRVEELEDETRYLRAVLANESMLAQLLSRLSGVNGMKLSSSLFQGPGENDHDYALPRKRVKVEEKETSGGVCLHVDKNHVSVEFCTKCAQSASTSLKM encoded by the coding sequence ATGATCACCAGAAGAAGAGGCCGCGTCATGAACAACACTCAGTCTCTTGAGGTTGAAGTGATGGATGCAGTGGAAACTGTAGAAGATCTCCCCAGTCCTACTGAAAGCTTCCTGGCTGAGGAGATTGACGCCAGTGGAGCCGTGCTTGATGACCTGTTTGGGATCGAAGACATGGCATGGACTCTTGAAAGAGACTCAATGTCTCCCATCCTTGATATGGAGCTTGCTGATCTTGGCATGTACTACGGCAAGGAACAAGATTCTGGGTTCGACGCTTCTACAGCCTCATCTCCAGAGAGAATGGAATATGATTTAAAGAACAAGAACAGGCGTAGCCACGCAAGCTGCCCGAGCAACAAAAACGCCATCGCTGCCAGAATGAACCGTCTTAAGAAGAAAGAGTACGTCAACAGCCTGGAGAGGAAAGTTAGCGTCCTGTCATCTGAAAACAACACCCTCAAACAGGAAAATTCTCAGATGACCAAGAGAGTGGAGGAACTGGAAGATGAGACCAGGTACCTGAGAGCTGTGCTGGCCAATGAGAGCATGTTAGCCCAGCTCTTGTCCAGACTGAGCGGTGTGAATGGGATGAAATTATCTTCCTCGCTTTTCCAGGGGCCCGGCGAAAACGACCACGACTACGCCTTACCCAGGAAGCGTGTGAaagtggaggagaaagagacaTCCGgtggtgtgtgtctgcacgTGGACAAGAACCACGTCTCTGTGGAGTTCTGCACCAAGTGTGCACAGAGTGCGAGCACGTCGCTCAAAATGTAG
- the las1l gene encoding ribosomal biogenesis protein LAS1L, translating to MKKKSSEKRRHVVAWLNKAEWDQVLEYLYSKDSSLQRFALQRISAWKCRYASSCPVAVDCTADLVRCQVLDRTAQLSADDLVLLYGAALVRFVNLITERQQGKMARPLRRLAGNLNIPEWVVNLRHDVTHRKLPTLKWCRKGCKVVLEWLQHEYWSRQLGGGPSEDWDTQLDGEDEGMDLKRQEDELIARQKEMEVYKNARELLISFEKEQYQTLNELPDAKDSSQWPEPFADMSWLLGEIKQFALESSELLFDVMLEEGFMVPTVEQLETLGCKTSASDSKPKLPLAVQRFWLPLLKMLNSPVFVHLLLEKLFAELKLLSKEPNDHRAFYLSAWISEFLLCNKKSEIGSETKNQKKARTKDKIFVNRLQLRWQQLLSACLDAPGASTPHLLQLILDDMEHPLPQETRQGLLKLCSIYTQTNSHSNFDPYTEQQQEQQQRRRRRQQQQQPVYTLESLHEKLRCLRRQGHPLHSQAHSERSEFHASADSLADTARVLRGSPWQVCVDKVSWKDIPLGKVPGQSDDPACLMLENYSTMTVFDQPVEMESSVAHGATGASVPVRAADGLLWSHSDVNKLKSGLQLF from the coding sequence atgaagaagaaaagctCGGAGAAGAGGCGCCATGTGGTCGCGTGGCTCAACAAAGCTGAGTGGGACCAGGTTCTGGAGTATCTTTACTCCAAAGACTCGTCCTTACAGCGGTTTGCACTGCAGAGAATCTCCGCCTGGAAGTGCAGGTACGCCAGCAGCTGCCCCGTGGCCGTGGACTGCACCGCGGACCTGGTGCGGTGTCAGGTGCTGGACCGGACTGCACAGCTGAGCGCAGACGACCTGGTCCTGCTCTACGGAGCGGCTCTGGTTCGGTTCGTGAACCTGATCACTGAGCGTCAGCAGGGTAAAATGGCCCGGCCTTTAAGGAGACTGGCCGGAAACCTCAACATCCCCGAGTGGGTAGTCAACCTGAGACATGACGTCACGCACCGTAAGCTTCCCACCCTGAAGTGGTGCAGAAAAGGTTGTAAGGTGGTCTTGGAGTGGCTCCAACACGAGTACTGGTCCAggcagctgggaggaggcccgAGTGAGGACTGGGACACGCAGCTGGATGGAGAAGACGAGGGGATGGACCTGAAACGTCAGGAGGACGAGCTCATTGCGAGGCAGAAAGAAATGGAGGTGTACAAGAACGCTCGTGAACTCCTGATTTCCTTCGAGAAGGAGCAGTACCAGACTTTAAATGAGCTCCCTGATGCTAAAGACAGCAGCCAGTGGCCGGAGCCCTTCGCAGACATGAGCTGGTTACTGGGTGAGATCAAGCAGTTTGCTCTGGAGTCCAGTGAGCTGCTGTTCGATGTGATGTTGGAAGAAGGATTTATGGTTCCTACTGTTGAACAACTGGAGACATTAGGCTGCAAAACTTCTGCCAGTGATTCCAAACCTAAACTCCCTCTAGCTGTGCAACGTTTCTGGCTGCCCCTCCTGAAGATGCTCAACTCCCCAGTCTTCGTTCACCTCCTCCTCGAGAAGCTCTTTGCCGAGCTGAAGCTGCTCTCCAAGGAGCCCAACGACCACAGGGCTTTCTACTTGTCTGCGTGGATTTCTGAATTCCTCCTCTGCAACAAGAAGTCCGAGATCGGCAGTGAGACCAAGAACCAGAAGAAGGCCAGAACGAAAGACAAGATCTTTGTGAATCGCCTCCAGCTGAGGTGGCAGCAGCTGCTCTCTGCCTGCCTGGACGCCCCCGGTGCCAGCACGCCTCACTTACTCCAGTTAATCCTGGATGATATGGAGCATCCTCTGCCCCAGGAAACCAGACAGGGGCTCCTCAAGCTCTGCTCCATCTACACGCAGACAAACTCACACTCAAACTTTGACCCTTAcacggagcagcagcaggagcagcagcaacgacgacgacgacgacagcagcagcagcagcccgtATACACTCTGGAGAGTTTGCACGAGAAGCTGCGGTGTTTGCGGCGCCAAGGCCACCCTCTGCATTCCCAGGCTCACTCTGAGCGGAGCGAGTTCCACGCGTCGGCCGACAGTTTGGCAGACACGGCAAGGGTTCTGCGAGGTTCTCCGTGGCAGGTGTGCGTTGATAAGGTTTCATGGAAGGACATTCCTCTGGGTAAAGTCCCCGGACAGTCAGATGACCCCGCGTGCCTCATGTTGGAAAACTACTCGACAATGACAGTGTTTGACCAGCCGGTGGAGATGGAGAGCAGTGTGGCCCACGGTGCCACGGGAGCGTCCGTGCCAGTGAGGGCGGCAGATGGCCTCCTGTGGAGCCACAGTGACGTGAACAAGCTGAAGTCTGGACTGCAGCTTTTTTAA
- the dnase1l1 gene encoding deoxyribonuclease-1-like 1 yields MRSSLLLLLVLLSFLAGVTHVQGASDFRVCAFNLHHFGESKSKKAAVMHTLSRIITRCDVCLLQEVRDSKEKALPLLISRLNSYDTKHRYDAVASERLGRSESYQEQYVFVYRTDTVTVTGQYQYPDDQLGDAFSREPFVVRFKAPNTAIKEFVLIPQHTTPTNTTRELDSLYDVLQHVKNMWKTENVILLGDFNADCGYLAKKNRKYVRLITDTSLIWLIKDKTDTTVRSTTSCTYDRIVVNGERFLREIVPFSAKPFNFQTEYRLTDEQALDVSDHYPVEVLLKVVKSRFPFNGATSLTLSGIKETLSKLCSFFLLKHLVVV; encoded by the exons ATGAGGTcgtcgctcctcctcctcctcgtcctcctctccttcctcgcAGGTGTGACACATGTTCAGGGGGCGTCAGACTTCAGAGTGTGTGCCTTTAATCTCCATCACTTTGGAGAGTCCAAGTCCAAGAAGGCAGCTGTGATGCACACTCTTTCCCGG ATCATCACTCGCTGTGACGTGTGTTTGCTCCAGGAAGTGAGAGACAGTAAAGAGAAAGCTCTGCCGCTGCTGATTTCACGTCTCAACAG CTATGACACCAAACATCGGTATGATGCTGTGGCCAGTGAGAGGCTGGGCAGGTCTGAGTCGTACCAGGAGCAGTACGTGTTTGTTTACAG GACGGACACGGTGACCGTCACCGGACAGTACCAGTATCCAGACGATCAGCTGGGAGATGCTTTTTCCAGAGAGCCTTTCGTTGTCCGCTTCAAAGCCCCAAATACAG CGATAAAGGAGTTTGTCCTCATACCTCAACACACCACTCCGACCAACACCACCAGGGAGCTCGACTCGCTGTACGACGTCTTACAACATGTGAAAAATATGTGGAAAACAGAG aATGTGATACTTCTTGGAGACTTCAACGCGGACTGTGGCTACCTCGCTAAGAAGAACAGGAAGTACGTGCGTCTGATTACAGACACAAGTCTCATTTGGCTCATAAAGGATAAAACGGACACCACGGTGCGATCGACCACCTCCTGCACCTACGACAG GATCGTTGTGAACGGGGAGAGATTTCTCAGAGAAATTGTGCCATTTTCAGCCAAACCATTTAACTTCCAAACAGAATACAGACTCACAGATGAGCAG GCACTGGACGTGAGCGACCACTACCCGGTGGAAGTCCTGCTGAAAGTTGTCAAATCACGATTCCCCTTCAACGGAGCCACTTCTTTGACGTTAAGTGGCATCAAGGAGACTCTGTCAAAgctctgctctttttttctcctcaaacATCTCGTGGTAGTTTAA